Proteins from a genomic interval of Pectinophora gossypiella chromosome 4, ilPecGoss1.1, whole genome shotgun sequence:
- the LOC126366069 gene encoding myoblast determination protein 1 homolog, whose translation MSSIGVVVFRNSPLAKAQVLQESVNNSVNITNNEANQNVRREIIIVSKKQKIPTPTTVSVTSLVRAADSVTSNSLSKRPRLRENIVEDNTKTPTPLAVARRNARERNRVRQVNDGFAALRRHIPDEVAAAFENANSNRGPNKKLSKVETLRMAVEYIRNLETLLNIGHADKENSSRPSMESFPSPASSSPRENSQERSYYSINSPALEDEDMDEDELDGSIHQLPQQHYVDLSIPETFQLVSTPHLYEEEDGAQPLTPSSDLLGQEEVGPHLLDGNFPFPNSAEQFTVIPEQNYCSESDMPVNESNFEVKYAESIHQQIHGYGEDTELPFEAINPDLILSHGDYKFKEENAYSGTQYDEVELKKELPDIQVTPEDREQFEETLKWWQEKTRQARPLAKAHKN comes from the coding sequence ATGAGCTCCATCGGCGTCGTCGTCTTCCGCAACTCGCCGCTTGCCAAGGCGCAGGTACTCCAAGAATCCGTGAATAATTCCGTGAACATAACAAACAATGAAGCCAATCAAAACGTGAGACGTGAAATTATCATAGTGAGCAAGAAACAGAAGATCCCAACTCCAACTACGGTATCAGTGACTTCCCTAGTGCGTGCGGCGGACTCCGTGACTTCCAATTCCCTTTCGAAAAGGCCTAGATTGCGCGAAAACATAGTGGAAGATAACACAAAAACGCCAACACCTCTGGCCGTGGCGCGGCGAAATGCGCGGGAACGTAACCGAGTGCGACAAGTTAACGACGGGTTCGCAGCCCTGCGCCGCCACATACCTGACGAAGTCGCTGCTGCTTTTGAAAATGCCAATTCTAACAGAGGACCGAACAAAAAGTTGAGTAAAGTGGAAACATTGCGTATGGCCGTGGAATATATTCGCAACTTGGAAACTTTATTAAATATTGGTCACGCAGACAAAGAGAATTCCTCTCGACCCTCGATGGAATCATTTCCTTCGCCAGCTTCATCTTCACCCAGAGAAAACAGTCAAGAAAGAAGTTACTATTCGATAAATTCACCGGCACTCGAAGACGAAGATATGGACGAAGATGAGCTAGATGGCTCCATTCATCAGTTACCACAGCAGCATTACGTGGACCTCTCAATCCCAGAAACCTTCCAGTTAGTCTCCACACCTCATTTgtatgaagaagaagatggtgCTCAACCATTAACTCCGTCGTCAGACCTTCTAGGTCAAGAAGAAGTCGGTCCCCATCTTCTTGACGGAAACTTTCCTTTTCCGAACTCTGCAGAACAATTTACTGTGATCCCTGAACAGAATTACTGTAGCGAATCTGACATGCCAGTGAATGAAAGTAATTTCGAAGTAAAATATGCAGAATCTATTCATCAGCAAATCCATGGCTATGGAGAAGACACCGAGTTGCCTTTCGAAGCGATAAACCCTGACTTGATTTTATCCCACGGTGACTATAAGTTTAAGGAAGAAAATGCATATAGTGGGACCCAATATGATGAAGTAGAACTGAAGAAAGAGCTTCCAGACATTCAGGTTACTCCTGAAGATAGAGAACAATTCGAGGAGACGCTTAAATGGTGGCAAGAGAAGACCAGACAAGCGCGTCCTTTAGCTAAGGCTCATAAAAACTGA